A stretch of the Neisseria sp. DTU_2020_1000833_1_SI_GRL_NUU_006 genome encodes the following:
- the rpmH gene encoding 50S ribosomal protein L34: MKRTYQPSVTKRKRTHGFLVRSKTRGGRAVLAARRAKGRKRLAV, encoded by the coding sequence ATGAAACGCACTTATCAACCTTCCGTTACCAAACGCAAACGTACCCACGGCTTCCTGGTTCGCTCCAAAACCCGCGGTGGTCGCGCAGTATTGGCAGCCCGTCGCGCCAAAGGCCGCAAACGCTTGGCAGTGTAA